A genomic segment from Simkaniaceae bacterium encodes:
- a CDS encoding 1-acyl-sn-glycerol-3-phosphate acyltransferase: MARHLKDLLIPYQKRQTISGKLLHVLDSFLESYEEVALSNGKNIDELIESMTRILSAIEKQILSPYVFPPYHQMIRHPIDYYQLGIDFISPLIKLSESTLTGSASIRAIDQAIKHKENAILFANHQIEADPQVISIMLEENFPALAEKMIFVAGERVLVDPLAAPFSIGRNLLCIYSKKYIDTPPEHRDKKQLHNKKTMQLMSELLTEGGKCIYVAPSGGRDRPNAQGIVELAPFDPQSIEMFYLMAKRSKTKTHFFPLSLATYSVLPPPETTQIELGEKRVTRGGATHIHFGTAIDMEHIPGLDHLDKHSQRKVKTDYIFNLVKTAYDNFNVNY; the protein is encoded by the coding sequence ATGGCGCGCCATTTAAAAGATCTTTTAATTCCCTATCAAAAAAGACAGACGATATCAGGAAAATTACTTCATGTTCTCGATTCTTTTCTTGAAAGTTATGAAGAAGTGGCTCTTTCAAATGGAAAAAACATCGATGAATTGATTGAATCAATGACAAGAATCCTATCTGCCATTGAAAAGCAAATTCTTTCCCCTTATGTTTTCCCTCCCTACCATCAAATGATAAGGCATCCTATTGATTACTATCAGCTTGGGATTGATTTCATTTCACCCCTGATTAAATTAAGTGAATCGACTTTAACGGGAAGCGCATCGATCCGGGCCATTGATCAAGCAATAAAGCATAAAGAAAATGCCATATTATTTGCGAATCATCAAATTGAGGCTGATCCTCAAGTCATTAGCATTATGCTAGAAGAAAACTTCCCGGCCTTAGCTGAAAAGATGATTTTTGTCGCAGGAGAGCGCGTCCTCGTTGATCCACTTGCCGCTCCCTTTAGCATCGGCCGTAATTTGCTCTGCATCTACTCAAAAAAATATATCGATACACCTCCGGAACATCGCGATAAAAAGCAATTACACAACAAAAAAACTATGCAACTCATGAGCGAGCTTCTCACTGAAGGAGGAAAATGCATTTATGTTGCTCCTTCAGGAGGAAGAGATCGCCCCAATGCACAAGGGATTGTAGAACTCGCCCCTTTTGATCCTCAAAGTATTGAGATGTTTTATCTCATGGCTAAAAGATCAAAAACAAAGACCCATTTCTTCCCTTTAAGTTTGGCAACCTATTCAGTTCTCCCCCCTCCTGAAACAACCCAAATCGAACTCGGTGAAAAACGGGTCACTCGAGGTGGCGCCACCCACATTCACTTCGGAACAGCCATTGATATGGAACATATCCCGGGCCTTGATCATTTAGATAAACATAGTCAACGCAAAGTGAAAACGGATTATATTTTTAACCTCGTTAAAACGGCCTATGACAATTTTAATGTCAATTACTAG
- a CDS encoding insulinase family protein: protein MKQFVFALSFLVLSQISALNYTIIEDQCQLQRKSPSMQNITTRKILLNNGIKVYMISDPNAIKSSAALSVKVGQWQDPDAYPGTAHFLEHMLFMGNSKYPNEEEYHHFIADHGGTNNAWTSTDYTVYGASINNDAFPEFLDRLSQFFVSPLLSQSCVEREYKAVDNENTIYNNSDSRRKWRILSTTSAKEHPFSRFSTGNSQTLSKIPPETLHAWFEENYAPEYMTLCLYSNETLDAMTETCSQTFINIPHRKGPSKQYQLIFSNQQKGHVVSVKPIQNIKQLDLTWEIPFKKGTQLNLMSANFIASLLESKMEGSLYQSLLKQHLIDSIDAGAFRLSDNNILFTISIGLTEKGLDDKEAVIEKIYQTIAALKTKPLPSYLFQEMQTMQTLNYEFENRPNDPFMMVMEMAANLQYENFATFPEETRIIPSYNPHLIREILSALTPDQCLTIVCAPQDEVVQYDQVEEYYGIEYTTDSISQNELQKLSHVPLATDIRIQDSNPFMPTHLALIERSDTQQQDTPQIFIDQEGGALFYRADPGFLTPESSLIVSISTPSVNPSLTSNVCTSLYTMILSQKLTPIQSMSSAAGITVGIGSSADKEDLMISLSGYSQNASKVMLECTRIMKSPHITRHEFDLYKQLLVIQYQNAEKAQPIRKGIELLNTTLYNNEYLSSDKEKMLLSLQYEDFIDFTSHLFDRTYLKAYMAGNLYPKEATSLYSQMNQTLGGAPFTQVDLAKRKLIRFPQDQSPLQIKGRSTQLGSSTILLIQLGESDPEKLATHSILSQGIGSSFFDELRTKQQTGYQVGAQGIERNKELMHLFYVQSANYKPEDLINRYEIFLNEWTNHIDTTLSPDKFEVIRQTLIAELSQPAANLDELAMKDYSLAFEYERDFERIHRQIRALQNLDYPTFKKNAIDMVSKNNPRRFAVLVEGKQTGEAPVELTPSDTSNTLVNYTLTTQDAIRKDGTFL, encoded by the coding sequence ATGAAACAATTTGTTTTTGCATTATCTTTTTTAGTTTTATCTCAAATTTCCGCTCTGAATTATACGATCATTGAAGATCAATGCCAATTGCAGAGAAAATCCCCGTCCATGCAAAATATTACAACGCGTAAAATTTTGCTCAATAATGGGATCAAAGTCTATATGATTTCCGATCCGAATGCCATTAAATCATCAGCAGCTCTGTCCGTTAAAGTAGGACAATGGCAAGATCCCGATGCTTATCCGGGAACAGCCCACTTTCTAGAACACATGCTCTTTATGGGGAATAGCAAATATCCAAATGAAGAGGAATATCACCACTTTATTGCCGATCATGGCGGGACAAATAATGCTTGGACTTCAACTGATTATACAGTCTATGGCGCCTCCATTAACAACGATGCCTTCCCGGAATTTTTAGACCGGCTCTCACAATTTTTTGTCTCCCCTCTCCTATCTCAGTCTTGTGTGGAACGCGAGTATAAAGCTGTGGATAATGAAAATACGATTTATAATAACAGCGATTCGCGTAGAAAGTGGCGCATTTTAAGCACCACATCCGCAAAAGAGCACCCCTTTTCCCGATTTAGTACCGGAAATTCTCAAACACTCAGCAAAATTCCTCCGGAAACTTTACATGCATGGTTTGAGGAAAATTATGCCCCCGAATATATGACACTCTGCCTCTACTCTAACGAAACGCTCGATGCGATGACAGAAACGTGTAGTCAAACTTTTATCAATATTCCCCATCGCAAAGGCCCCTCTAAACAATATCAACTCATTTTCTCTAATCAGCAAAAAGGCCATGTTGTTTCCGTCAAACCCATTCAAAACATCAAACAGCTCGATCTCACTTGGGAAATCCCCTTTAAAAAGGGAACGCAACTCAATCTCATGTCAGCTAACTTTATTGCCTCTCTTCTTGAAAGCAAAATGGAGGGAAGCCTGTATCAATCCCTCCTAAAACAACATCTAATCGATTCAATTGATGCCGGAGCCTTTCGACTCAGTGATAACAATATCCTCTTCACAATCTCAATCGGCCTCACTGAAAAAGGACTCGATGATAAAGAAGCCGTCATTGAAAAAATCTATCAAACCATAGCAGCTTTGAAAACTAAGCCACTTCCCTCATACCTCTTTCAAGAAATGCAAACCATGCAAACCCTCAATTATGAATTTGAAAATCGCCCCAACGATCCCTTCATGATGGTCATGGAGATGGCAGCCAATTTACAGTATGAAAACTTTGCAACCTTCCCGGAAGAAACACGCATTATCCCCTCTTATAATCCGCATCTTATCCGGGAAATCTTATCCGCACTTACGCCTGATCAATGCCTAACTATTGTCTGTGCTCCTCAAGATGAAGTCGTTCAATATGATCAAGTCGAAGAATACTATGGTATCGAATATACAACTGACTCCATTTCACAAAATGAACTCCAAAAGCTCTCTCATGTCCCGCTTGCAACCGATATTAGAATCCAAGACTCTAACCCTTTCATGCCAACGCATTTAGCCCTGATTGAGCGCTCAGATACTCAGCAACAAGATACGCCTCAAATATTCATTGATCAAGAAGGTGGAGCCCTATTTTATAGAGCAGATCCCGGGTTTTTGACACCGGAAAGTTCTTTAATTGTCTCCATCTCAACGCCCTCTGTAAACCCTTCTCTGACATCCAATGTATGTACATCTCTTTATACTATGATCTTGTCCCAAAAACTCACCCCCATTCAATCGATGAGTAGTGCTGCCGGAATCACAGTCGGTATAGGCTCAAGTGCTGATAAAGAAGATCTGATGATAAGTCTTAGTGGCTATAGTCAAAATGCCTCTAAGGTCATGCTTGAATGCACCCGGATCATGAAATCACCCCATATCACCCGTCATGAGTTTGATCTATATAAACAACTCCTAGTGATCCAGTATCAAAATGCTGAAAAAGCACAACCCATTCGAAAAGGCATAGAACTCTTAAATACAACGCTCTATAACAATGAATACCTTTCTTCAGACAAAGAAAAAATGCTGCTTTCCCTTCAATATGAGGACTTTATAGACTTTACAAGCCATTTATTTGACCGTACTTACCTCAAAGCCTATATGGCCGGCAACTTATATCCTAAAGAGGCGACAAGCCTTTATTCTCAGATGAATCAAACTTTAGGTGGAGCGCCTTTTACTCAAGTCGATTTGGCAAAGCGCAAACTCATCCGTTTTCCTCAAGATCAATCTCCTCTGCAGATTAAGGGCCGCTCCACTCAACTCGGCTCTTCTACTATTCTACTCATCCAATTGGGAGAAAGTGATCCCGAAAAGCTGGCAACTCATTCTATTTTATCCCAAGGAATCGGCTCTTCATTTTTTGATGAATTGCGCACTAAACAACAAACGGGATATCAAGTTGGAGCTCAGGGCATTGAGAGGAATAAGGAACTCATGCATCTTTTCTATGTGCAATCGGCAAACTATAAACCGGAAGATCTCATCAATCGTTATGAGATTTTTCTCAATGAGTGGACAAATCATATCGATACCACCTTATCGCCGGATAAATTCGAAGTGATTCGTCAAACCCTCATTGCAGAGCTCTCTCAACCGGCTGCAAACCTCGATGAATTAGCAATGAAAGATTATAGCCTTGCTTTTGAATATGAGCGCGATTTCGAGCGCATTCATCGTCAGATTAGAGCACTTCAAAATCTCGACTATCCCACGTTCAAAAAAAATGCCATTGATATGGTTTCTAAAAACAATCCACGTCGATTTGCCGTTTTAGTTGAAGGGAAACAAACCGGTGAAGCACCGGTAGAATTAACGCCATCCGACACCTCAAACACCCTCGTGAATTATACCCTCACAACACAAGATGCCATCCGCAAAGACGGCACCTTTTTATGA
- a CDS encoding Rne/Rng family ribonuclease → MRLAILKAGQLQDLIVERKKSRQLTGNIYKGKVMNILRNIQSAFIDISEGENGFIHISDILENTQKFQEMFDMDFDLDADISNYSPKKQQEEDISKLLKKDQSVLVQVVKEPIGSKGARLTSNISLAGRYLVMLPNNPHKGVSRKIQDPRARDRLKKLIRAFEMPKDFGLICRTASAGATTEQLIEEATELTKQWNTIVEDFHRTDRATCLYQESDLIKKALMTAIDKHFDKLLVDNAKVHQILVKLHDKYAGDHKVKIELYRDSTPMFERFNVEREIEKALKRKIWLPSGGYLFFDRTEAMHTIDVNSGRSTHKSDGTHNVDETLVKINMEAAEEIARQLKIRNVGGLVICDFIDMQTRKNQRRVLDKFKEALKEDSARCTVLGMSEFGLVEMTRQRNRESLAQTLFTNCPYCNGNGMIKNHESVSIEMERALTKLLSQQKYPSLKLTYHPMLDHYLTTNDKEHFIRLAKKWQCHIEFGISDTLHLNDYQFYSTEEKELIET, encoded by the coding sequence ATGCGGCTTGCCATTTTAAAAGCAGGTCAGCTTCAGGATTTAATTGTTGAACGCAAAAAGAGCCGGCAATTAACCGGTAATATTTATAAAGGCAAAGTGATGAATATCCTTCGCAATATTCAATCAGCTTTTATTGATATTAGCGAAGGCGAAAATGGATTTATCCATATTTCGGACATTTTGGAAAATACACAAAAATTCCAGGAAATGTTCGATATGGATTTTGATCTCGATGCTGATATTAGCAATTATAGTCCTAAGAAGCAGCAGGAAGAGGATATCTCCAAATTACTCAAAAAAGATCAGTCTGTTTTAGTTCAGGTTGTGAAAGAACCTATTGGCTCAAAAGGGGCCCGCCTCACATCCAACATCTCCCTTGCGGGTCGCTATCTTGTGATGCTTCCGAATAACCCACATAAAGGGGTGTCGCGTAAAATCCAAGATCCACGGGCAAGAGATCGTTTAAAAAAATTGATCCGCGCTTTTGAAATGCCAAAAGATTTTGGTCTCATTTGTCGTACGGCTAGTGCCGGCGCGACAACGGAACAACTGATTGAGGAAGCAACGGAATTGACAAAGCAATGGAATACAATCGTTGAAGATTTTCATCGCACAGATCGAGCCACATGTCTTTATCAAGAATCAGATCTGATCAAAAAAGCCCTAATGACAGCGATTGACAAACATTTTGACAAGCTTCTCGTTGACAACGCCAAAGTCCATCAAATTTTAGTAAAGCTTCACGACAAATATGCAGGTGATCATAAGGTCAAAATCGAGCTATACCGCGACTCAACCCCTATGTTTGAGCGATTCAATGTGGAAAGGGAAATTGAAAAAGCACTCAAGAGAAAAATATGGCTTCCAAGTGGAGGTTATCTCTTCTTTGATCGCACGGAAGCGATGCATACGATAGATGTCAACTCGGGTCGAAGCACACACAAATCCGATGGAACCCATAATGTTGATGAAACGCTTGTCAAAATCAATATGGAAGCAGCGGAAGAAATTGCAAGACAACTTAAAATCCGCAATGTCGGTGGACTTGTCATCTGTGACTTTATTGATATGCAAACCCGCAAAAACCAGCGACGCGTTCTCGACAAATTTAAAGAGGCCCTTAAAGAAGACTCTGCTAGATGCACCGTATTGGGAATGAGCGAATTTGGTCTTGTAGAAATGACGCGCCAACGCAACCGCGAATCGCTTGCGCAAACCCTATTCACGAATTGCCCCTATTGCAATGGCAATGGCATGATTAAAAACCATGAGAGCGTTTCAATTGAAATGGAAAGAGCTTTAACTAAACTTTTATCCCAACAAAAATACCCGTCTTTAAAATTGACATATCATCCAATGCTTGACCATTATTTAACAACCAATGATAAAGAGCATTTTATAAGACTTGCTAAAAAGTGGCAGTGCCACATTGAATTCGGTATAAGCGATACCCTTCATTTAAATGATTATCAATTTTATTCCACAGAAGAGAAGGAGTTAATTGAAACCTAA
- the plsX gene encoding phosphate acyltransferase PlsX: MTENCPTIGVDILGGERSPQDLLNGLFDCISQIKMPIHLVFFVTADLSDSYSKRLIESPFADFIRVSFVSASEIIQLDEHPITAVKTKKNSSMHLGVNALKHKEIDAFISIGNTGALLTLSTLTLNLLKGTTRPALIAMMPTKKNPVAVIDVGANVTCKPHQFVEFAEMGVAFQKTRGIANPRVGILNIGTEEVKGTLEIRQAHHHIAIKSQDNPNKLSNFLGNMESHDVFEGKVDVLITEGFTGNIFLKTAEATSAFLIHEIKSLLESKPNPQISHLVEELEEHFCHEAYPGALLIGCDGIVIKCHSYSDTQSIFNAIQEAMNLIKEKLIENINFHFE; the protein is encoded by the coding sequence ATGACTGAAAACTGTCCCACGATTGGCGTTGATATCTTGGGAGGAGAACGATCCCCACAAGACCTATTAAATGGGCTTTTTGACTGTATTTCTCAAATCAAAATGCCCATTCATCTCGTCTTTTTTGTGACAGCAGATCTGTCTGATTCGTATTCTAAACGACTCATAGAATCCCCTTTTGCGGATTTTATTCGCGTTTCTTTTGTCTCTGCATCTGAGATCATTCAGCTGGATGAACACCCCATTACCGCCGTTAAAACAAAAAAGAATTCATCCATGCACCTGGGGGTCAATGCCCTCAAACACAAAGAGATCGATGCATTCATCAGCATCGGGAATACGGGAGCTCTTCTCACTCTAAGCACTTTGACTCTTAATCTCCTCAAGGGGACAACACGCCCCGCCCTTATTGCAATGATGCCAACAAAAAAAAATCCCGTTGCTGTGATTGATGTGGGCGCTAATGTGACATGCAAACCCCATCAATTTGTAGAATTTGCCGAAATGGGCGTTGCCTTCCAAAAAACGCGAGGTATCGCCAACCCTAGAGTTGGGATTCTCAATATCGGAACGGAAGAAGTCAAGGGAACGCTAGAAATCAGACAAGCGCATCATCACATTGCAATTAAATCGCAGGACAATCCCAATAAACTCTCCAATTTTTTGGGAAATATGGAAAGCCATGATGTCTTTGAAGGCAAAGTTGACGTATTAATTACCGAAGGCTTCACCGGAAATATTTTTTTAAAAACGGCTGAAGCCACGTCTGCCTTTTTAATTCATGAAATCAAGAGCTTACTCGAATCGAAACCCAATCCTCAAATCTCGCACCTTGTCGAGGAGCTTGAAGAGCACTTTTGCCATGAAGCCTACCCGGGCGCTCTTCTTATCGGTTGTGATGGAATTGTCATCAAATGCCATAGTTATTCCGACACCCAATCGATATTCAATGCAATTCAAGAAGCGATGAACCTGATTAAAGAAAAGCTCATAGAAAACATTAATTTTCATTTTGAATAA
- the rpmF gene encoding 50S ribosomal protein L32, with translation MAVPRNRVSTARRNSRRAHHAKKQRATCECTNCGKIHLPHRACMHCGHYNNRSLIAGQSGDNA, from the coding sequence ATGGCAGTCCCAAGAAACAGAGTCTCTACAGCGCGAAGAAACAGCAGACGCGCGCACCATGCAAAAAAACAAAGAGCAACATGCGAATGTACAAACTGTGGGAAAATCCACCTCCCTCACCGCGCATGTATGCATTGTGGCCACTACAATAACCGCTCACTTATTGCTGGGCAGAGTGGCGATAACGCATAA
- the lpxB gene encoding lipid-A-disaccharide synthase has protein sequence MKQPPPILPKMHRCDLFISAAEPSGDLHGAEILKYLYPYALNIHGIAGPRMRKLGLETHYRAEDFNVMGFSDVLFALPKLVRLFKSVKKTILHLNPKVLVLIDYPGFHLRLAKHLRYAGFTGQIVQYVCPTIWAWKKNRIHTMNAHLDLLLTILPFETKYFESSPLKAHFVGHPLSKMISTKAMYSKKDPDLVAIFPGSRKKEIERNLPLQIKACHALKKLSPSLHVVISVADRSIEPLIRKFNIHNFPLVPSEETYSLMQKCSYAVATSGTVTLELALHGVPTVVTYALSKFDQFVATKIFNINLPYYCIVNIILEAEIYPELIGSMLTPLSLLRALKHLIDHCTPESEREKFLKLKEALTNRDASIESAQEIIKLL, from the coding sequence TTGAAACAACCACCGCCGATTTTGCCAAAAATGCACCGTTGTGATCTTTTTATATCAGCCGCAGAACCAAGTGGTGACCTGCATGGCGCTGAAATTTTAAAATATCTCTACCCTTATGCATTAAATATCCATGGCATTGCGGGCCCTAGAATGCGCAAACTAGGACTTGAGACGCACTATCGCGCAGAAGATTTCAATGTCATGGGATTTTCCGATGTGCTCTTTGCTCTTCCCAAACTAGTTCGACTATTTAAGAGCGTCAAAAAAACAATTTTGCATTTGAATCCCAAAGTTCTCGTTTTGATTGATTATCCGGGATTCCACCTCAGACTCGCCAAACATTTAAGATATGCCGGATTTACAGGACAAATTGTCCAGTATGTTTGTCCGACAATTTGGGCATGGAAAAAAAATCGCATTCATACAATGAATGCCCATCTAGATCTTCTGTTGACGATTTTACCTTTTGAAACAAAGTATTTTGAATCGTCGCCCTTAAAAGCCCATTTTGTTGGCCACCCTCTTTCAAAAATGATTTCGACAAAGGCCATGTATTCAAAGAAAGACCCCGATTTAGTTGCGATTTTCCCCGGTAGTAGAAAAAAAGAAATCGAGAGAAATCTCCCCCTTCAAATCAAAGCTTGTCATGCCCTAAAAAAACTATCTCCATCACTACACGTCGTCATTTCCGTCGCCGATCGCTCAATCGAACCTTTAATTCGAAAATTCAATATTCATAACTTCCCTCTTGTTCCTTCTGAAGAAACCTATTCTCTGATGCAAAAGTGCTCTTATGCCGTTGCCACATCGGGAACCGTCACTCTTGAGCTTGCACTGCACGGGGTGCCGACTGTTGTCACCTATGCCCTCAGCAAATTCGACCAATTTGTGGCGACTAAAATTTTTAATATTAACCTCCCTTATTACTGCATTGTCAATATCATCTTAGAGGCTGAAATCTATCCGGAACTGATTGGAAGTATGCTGACTCCTCTTTCTCTTCTGAGGGCGCTCAAGCATCTTATTGATCACTGCACACCGGAATCTGAGCGAGAAAAATTCCTAAAACTCAAAGAAGCCCTCACAAATAGAGACGCTTCCATTGAATCGGCTCAAGAAATCATCAAATTGCTATAA
- the pcnB gene encoding polynucleotide adenylyltransferase PcnB — MLPKIYTKKQHGISLNQIDPDALYVIITLQKAGYTSYLVGGSIRDLLLGHTPKDFDISTSARPEEIKALFKGRCLLIGRRFRLAHIRFKAKIIEVATFRSGNTEGENLIIQDNTWGTPEEDVLRRDFKINGLFFDPTSETIIDYVGGFEDFQMKKLEVIGEPYIRFKQDPVRMIRLLKFLARFDLQIDEKMKIDFLECRQEILKSSQARILEEIMRMLHSGAASKFIRLMSDWGLLQQLLPELSSFFEHDPNHLIYRYLDEIDSMIKSHPQIKIDRSILIACLIFPLVDSHIKTQLMEKPKPPHSGQIQTVAKSLIDTCFHPFFQLSRKIKGEVLYLISLQYRLVPLKSDAKIHYRIPGSPSFTLGLKFLNLRARINRDLQPMWSAWKTAYEEMRQPPSFFTPRKRFRKKRRK; from the coding sequence GTGCTTCCAAAAATATACACTAAAAAACAACACGGTATTTCTCTCAACCAAATTGATCCCGATGCACTATACGTTATCATAACCCTTCAAAAAGCGGGATACACCTCTTACCTTGTTGGAGGAAGCATTCGAGACCTTCTTCTAGGACATACGCCAAAAGACTTCGATATTTCAACCTCAGCAAGACCGGAAGAAATCAAAGCCTTATTTAAAGGCCGATGCCTTTTAATCGGACGTCGTTTTCGACTCGCTCATATTCGCTTTAAAGCTAAAATTATTGAGGTGGCCACGTTTAGAAGTGGGAACACTGAGGGTGAAAATCTCATTATCCAGGATAATACTTGGGGTACCCCGGAAGAAGATGTCCTGCGACGCGATTTTAAAATCAACGGTCTTTTTTTTGACCCCACTTCAGAAACTATTATTGATTATGTTGGTGGTTTTGAAGATTTTCAAATGAAAAAGCTCGAAGTGATCGGCGAGCCCTATATTCGGTTTAAACAAGATCCCGTCCGCATGATTCGCCTGCTTAAATTTTTGGCTCGATTCGATCTGCAAATTGATGAAAAGATGAAAATCGACTTTTTAGAATGCCGACAAGAAATTTTAAAAAGCTCTCAAGCACGTATTTTAGAAGAAATTATGCGCATGCTCCATTCCGGAGCAGCCTCAAAATTTATCCGTTTAATGTCAGACTGGGGCCTCTTGCAACAGTTACTTCCGGAGCTCTCTTCTTTCTTTGAGCACGATCCAAATCATCTGATTTATCGTTATTTAGATGAAATTGATTCGATGATCAAATCGCACCCTCAAATTAAGATCGATCGCTCTATTTTAATTGCTTGCTTAATTTTCCCTCTTGTCGATTCTCACATTAAAACGCAACTGATGGAAAAACCAAAACCACCCCATTCAGGACAAATCCAAACGGTCGCAAAATCGTTAATCGACACCTGTTTTCATCCCTTTTTTCAGCTCTCAAGAAAAATAAAAGGAGAAGTTCTCTATCTAATTTCACTACAGTATCGCCTTGTCCCCCTTAAATCGGATGCTAAAATCCACTATCGTATTCCCGGATCTCCTTCATTTACTCTCGGATTAAAATTCTTGAACTTAAGAGCACGCATCAACCGCGATCTGCAACCGATGTGGTCTGCTTGGAAAACGGCCTATGAAGAAATGAGACAACCGCCTTCTTTTTTTACCCCCCGAAAGCGTTTCCGTAAAAAACGAAGAAAATAA
- a CDS encoding nucleotidyl transferase AbiEii/AbiGii toxin family protein, translating to MTFDSSIEQMLKSYPDDMPQIKGVHPDQKIQIKLEIDTDPPLSHMPPESKLVKNPVPFYISTYTIIDLFAGKMHASLCRNWKKRIKGRDWYDVIWYIQSDIPVNLAHLRERMQQTKHLHPNEKFGEKELLEKIHKKIDEIDWELAKADVAFFIPNKQRLDIWSAPFFHDLMNHLRVVDTPT from the coding sequence ATGACTTTCGATTCCAGCATCGAACAAATGCTTAAAAGTTATCCCGATGATATGCCCCAAATAAAGGGAGTACATCCCGATCAAAAAATCCAGATCAAACTTGAAATCGATACTGACCCCCCACTTTCTCATATGCCTCCGGAAAGTAAATTAGTCAAAAATCCGGTCCCTTTCTACATTTCTACCTATACAATCATCGATCTTTTTGCAGGTAAAATGCATGCTTCTCTTTGCCGAAATTGGAAGAAGCGGATTAAAGGACGAGACTGGTATGATGTGATCTGGTACATACAAAGCGATATCCCGGTAAATTTAGCTCATCTCAGGGAACGCATGCAACAAACTAAGCATTTGCACCCGAATGAAAAGTTCGGAGAAAAAGAACTATTAGAAAAAATACACAAAAAAATCGACGAAATCGATTGGGAATTAGCAAAAGCAGATGTTGCCTTCTTTATCCCAAATAAGCAAAGACTAGATATTTGGTCAGCTCCATTTTTCCACGACCTTATGAATCACCTGCGAGTTGTAGATACTCCCACATGA